The following are encoded in a window of Acropora muricata isolate sample 2 chromosome 6, ASM3666990v1, whole genome shotgun sequence genomic DNA:
- the LOC136920390 gene encoding GTP-binding protein Di-Ras2-like, which produces MASSSPFPQVDFCIALLGSGGVGKTSLLKTFLGQTFDEDHLPTVDDYYVHTLLVDGRHFTICFVDMAGSYSFPVMRKLALTMSHGFIVVYALDDMRSFVEATSIMDQISELKGKGLDSVPVVLVGNKLDIDMSNRKVSPQKAHEAFATLCRLEGQYLETSVKTNWRVEKAFSEVIGTLIYKAKANERQTWKARLSRRKKRLAKRRKFQETENHGECNLM; this is translated from the coding sequence ATGGCTTCGTCCTCACCATTTCCACAAGTCGACTTTTGCATTGCTCTTTTAGGAAGCGGGGGCGTTGGCAAGACATCTTTACTGAAGACGTTTCTCGGTCAAACGTTTGACGAAGACCACTTGCCGACTGTGGATGATTATTATGTTCATACATTGCTCGTCGATGGCCGCCATTTTACGATCTGTTTTGTGGACATGGCAGGTTCATACTCGTTCCCCGTCATGAGAAAGTTAGCTCTAACAATGAGTCACGGATTCATCGTTGTGTACGCTTTAGACGACATGAGGTCTTTTGTTGAGGCTACATCCATCATGGACCAAATTTCTGAGCTTAAAGGGAAAGGACTCGACTCAGTTCCAGTTGTTCTCGTGGGAAACAAATTGGACATCGATATGAGCAATCGCAAAGTTTCTCCACAAAAAGCACACGAGGCATTTGCAACTCTTTGTCGTTTGGAAGGACAATACCTAGAGACATCGGTCAAAACGAATTGGAGGGTTGAAAAAGCCTTTTCAGAGGTCATCGGAACTTTAATTTACAAAGCAAAGGCAAACGAAAGACAAACTTGGAAAGCTAGATTatccagaagaaaaaaaagactggcAAAAAGACGTAAATTTCAAGAGACTGAGAACCACGGCGAGTGTAATCTAATGTAG